From Oryza sativa Japonica Group chromosome 4, ASM3414082v1, one genomic window encodes:
- the LOC9272075 gene encoding uncharacterized protein isoform X1: protein MDTTMSKSSKAFLLHASRKRSHSHDVGCSSDACISSDGTPPFDNNSFPLGFLSVHARLVQRRPSVQAAVVPALCRVLLPLSKSIRCRTSMIAFLQVSICHLHVLFDDICLFNLLSYRSSIVHLLLDDAGSVRCWLPTVTFPPISSTHLPVVCTLAYYGSLMACAGTFLHPFSSSWNIGSKKNKIPD from the exons ATGGATACTACAATGTCTAAATCTTCTAAGGCATTCCTGCTTCATGCAAGTCGTAAACGGAGTCACAGTCATG ATGTTGGATGCAGTAGTGACGCCTGCATATCATCAGATGGCACACCGCCATTTGACAACAACAGCTTCCCTTTAGGCTTTCTTTCAGTTCATGCGCGTTTGGTGCAGCGCCGTCCATCTGTCCAAGCTGCCG TTGTTCCAGCACTATGTCGAGTCTTGCTTCCTCTCAGCAAGAGTATACGGTGCAGAACATCGATGATTGCTTTCCTACAAGTTTCCATTTGCCATCTACATGTTCTGTTCGACGACATTTGTCTATTCAACCTCCTG AGCTACAGGAGCTCCATAGTGCACCTGTTACTTGACGATGCCGGAAGCGTTCGCTGCTGGCTACCAACAGTGACTTTCCCACCGATTTCCAGCACTCATCTGCCTGTCGTGTGCACGCTCGCCTATTACGGCAGCCTCATG GCCTGTGCTGGAACATTCCTTCATCCTTTTTCATCAAGCTG GAATATTGGTTCAAAGAAGAACAAGATACCAGATTGA
- the LOC4335647 gene encoding uncharacterized protein produces the protein MFKLGSSAIYVCVVAPQQAHVPAVPLRCQAARHATGVVHGRRPAQERRQWRCRRREGGEVGLPLRSPSAKPFWPKLRVIAAGFDFGIRRHRRSLSKIEVSLIFSMPNSLLPLSSPSHPAVGAHRHGTRMLPTCSAAIVSARCAAAERPRPSREHLQLQVDALMLLGSRAQSEARRSAATSHAPAACTTEKEKKRKEKNERRKRKGWKREF, from the coding sequence ATGTTCAAGCTGGGGTCATCGGCTATCTACGTCTGCGTCGTTGCGCCCCAACAGGCTCACGTCCCTGCTGTCCCACTACGTTGCCAAGCTGCTCGACATGCTACTGGTGTTGTGCATGGTAGACGCCCTGCTCAAGAACGGCGGCAGTGGCGTTGTCGTCGCCGCGAGGGTGGCGAGGTTGGTTTGCCGTTGCGCTCGCCGTCGGCGAAGCCGTTCTGGCCGAAGCTTAGGGTTATTGCCGCTGGCTTCGACTTCGGAattcgtcgccatcgtcgatcgTTGTCCAAAATTGAGGTCTCCCTCATCTTCTCCATGCCAaactccctccttcccctctcctctccgagCCATCCTGCTGTCGGAGCTCACCGGCACGGTACCCGCATGCTGCCTACCTGTTCGGCCGCCATTGTGTCAGCACGGTGCGCCGCCGCTGAACGTCCCCGCCCAAGCCGAGAACACCTCCAGCTCCAAGTCGACGCCCTGATGCTCCTAGGCAGCCGTGCCCAGTCGGAAGCTCGTCGGAGCGCCGCTACTTCGCATGCCCCCGCCGCTTGTACgacagagaaagagaagaagagaaaggaaaaaaatgaaaggagaaagagaaaagggTGGAAAAGAGAGTTTTAA
- the LOC9272075 gene encoding uncharacterized protein isoform X2 — protein MDTTMSKSSKAFLLHASRKRSHSHDVGCSSDACISSDGTPPFDNNSFPLGFLSVHARLVQRRPSVQAAALCRVLLPLSKSIRCRTSMIAFLQVSICHLHVLFDDICLFNLLSYRSSIVHLLLDDAGSVRCWLPTVTFPPISSTHLPVVCTLAYYGSLMACAGTFLHPFSSSWNIGSKKNKIPD, from the exons ATGGATACTACAATGTCTAAATCTTCTAAGGCATTCCTGCTTCATGCAAGTCGTAAACGGAGTCACAGTCATG ATGTTGGATGCAGTAGTGACGCCTGCATATCATCAGATGGCACACCGCCATTTGACAACAACAGCTTCCCTTTAGGCTTTCTTTCAGTTCATGCGCGTTTGGTGCAGCGCCGTCCATCTGTCCAAGCTGCCG CACTATGTCGAGTCTTGCTTCCTCTCAGCAAGAGTATACGGTGCAGAACATCGATGATTGCTTTCCTACAAGTTTCCATTTGCCATCTACATGTTCTGTTCGACGACATTTGTCTATTCAACCTCCTG AGCTACAGGAGCTCCATAGTGCACCTGTTACTTGACGATGCCGGAAGCGTTCGCTGCTGGCTACCAACAGTGACTTTCCCACCGATTTCCAGCACTCATCTGCCTGTCGTGTGCACGCTCGCCTATTACGGCAGCCTCATG GCCTGTGCTGGAACATTCCTTCATCCTTTTTCATCAAGCTG GAATATTGGTTCAAAGAAGAACAAGATACCAGATTGA
- the LOC107275841 gene encoding putative F-box protein At1g26515: MTNPTRRKHRPTTRQRRKHRQINPPHPPAAATDDAAAIPEAPAVAAAIGIPDDVFFSHIFVNLPVRSLSRFRAVCRSWHAAVDDPALVRRHLELSRARQPPTSSLLAVASSEDVWDEALSDSDSEVVSFHRLTLTLRAAAAGPRARARARAAAAAVAAPPHITSETDPMLHKSIPNGGRIARRIIPTHCDGLVAVATCGGATFVCNPATQELVVLPPGTSGRSRRGPSPGSTESTAAIGFDPWRNRYVVARCFYYRKSGNHYPPVYNVGHEIFTLGGGAGDGWRRTQDPPRAISPDGRPAACTRGGGASFYWFIDEHEPCALLRFSLRDEAFDVVPCPPGCTAFTYDDRLADLAGELCYVHRVRTGVATHEVWMAAAAVDDDEPEWWLRYRVDLWGYAWGLVAGERWFHSFGATAGDDGVDEEATLVTMLYKELCWHRERSKPVVKDVNVRGSRYSCEPTPTIHHVIRYVESLVSITAPNY, translated from the coding sequence ATGACGAATCCCACGCGCCGCAAGCACCGTCCGACGACCCGCCAGCGGCGCAAACACCGGCAGATCAATCCACCGcatccgccggccgccgccaccgacgacgccgccgcgatcCCAGAAGCTCCTGCGGTCGCCGCAGCCATCGGCATCCCCGACGACGTGTTTTTCTCCCACATCTTTGTGAACCTCCCCGTGAGATCCCTCTCGCGTTTCAGGGCGGTCTGCCGCTCGTggcacgccgccgtcgacgaccccGCCCTggtccgccgccacctcgaGCTGTCGCGCGCGAGGCAGCCGCCAACGTCGTCCTTGCTCGCCGTCGCGAGCTCGGAGGATGTATGGGACGAAGCGctctccgactccgactccgagGTTGTCAGCTTCCACCGGCTAACGCTTACcctgcgagcggcggcggccggaccgagagcgagagcgagagcgagagcggcggcggcggctgtggcggcgccgccacacATCACCTCCGAGACTGATCCGATGCTACACAAGTCTATCCCTAACGGCGGCCGGATCGCACGCCGTATCATCCCCACCCACTGCGACGGccttgtcgccgtcgccacctgcGGCGGGGCCACGTTCGTGTGCAACCCGGCCACCCAGGAGCTCGTCGTGTTGCCGCCCGGCACCAgcggccgcagccgccgcggcccGTCCCCAGGGTCTACCGAATCGACGGCGGCGATCGGCTTCGATCCGTGGCGGAACAGGTACGTCGTCGCCAGATGCTTCTACTACCGCAAGTCCGGCAACCACTATCCGCCGGTCTACAACGTCGGGCACGAGATCTTcacgctcggcggcggcgccggcgacggatgGCGGCGGACGCAGGACCCGCCGCGCGCCATCAGCCCCGACGGGAGACCCGCCGCCtgcacgcgcggcggcggggcctccTTCTACTGGTTCATCGACGAGCATGAGCCGTGCGCGCTGCTGCGGTTCAGCCTGCGGGACGAGGCGTTCGACGTGGTCCCGTGCCCCCCGGGCTGCACGGCCTTCACGTACGACGACCGCCTGGcggacctcgccggcgagctgTGCTACGTGCATCGTGTCCGCACGGGGGTGGCCACCCACGAAGtttggatggcggcggcggcggtcgacgacgacgagccggaGTGGTGGCTGCGATACCGAGTGGACCTGTGGGGGTACGCGTGGGGCTTGGTCGCCGGCGAACGCTGGTTCCACAGCTTCGGCGCCACGGCCGGCGATGACGGCgtggacgaggaggcgacgtTGGTGACCATGTTGTACAAGGAGCTGTGCTGGCACAGGGAGCGGAGCAAACCGGTGGTGAAAGACGTGAACGTGCGAGGGAGCCGGTACAGCTGTGAGCCGACTCCGACTATACACCATGTCATCCGTTACGTGGAGAGCCTCGTCTCCATTACAGCACCTAACTACTGA
- the LOC136356008 gene encoding putative F-box protein At1g33530, with protein MGIYYGRRKEKRLRITQSLAPAASAAAAAPVPDDLLVSEILARLPVKTLTRCKSVCRSWRAALEDPSFVRRHLELSRTRTPPSALVIPHDGGDFLSRCISFHRLRSPEHTATDAAAAAATAELMLEATCPEEIGCGFVPSRATRRPGSSCSCRSAPMPGSPSASGRPRRSATTRGATGTSSAGTST; from the coding sequence ATGGGGATCTACTACGGGCGGCGCAAGGAGAAGCGCCTCCGGATCACACAATCTCTGGCGCCcgcagcctccgccgccgccgccgcccccgttcCGGACGATCTACTCGTCTCCGAGATCCTGGCGCGCCTCCCTGTCAAGACCCTCACGCGCTGCAAGAGCGTGTGCAGGTCGTGGCGCGCCGCCCTAGAGGATCCTTCCTtcgtccgccgccacctcgaGCTGTCTCGCACGAGGACGCCACCTTCGGCTCTAGTCATCCCGCACGATGGCGGCGACTTCTTGTCCAGGTGTATCAGCTTTCACCGCCTCCGGTCACCGGAGCACACAGCcacggacgccgcggcggcggcggcgacggctgagCTGATGCTCGAGGCGACGTGCCCGGAGGAGATCGGCTGCGGGTTCGTCCCTTCGCGTGCAACCCGGCGACCAGGAAGCTCGTGCAGCTGCCGCTCGGCACCAATGCCGGGCTCTCCGAGTGCTTCTGGCCGGCCGCGGCGATCGGCTACGACCCGTGGCGCGACCGGTACGTCGTCTGCAGGTACTTCGACCTGA
- the LOC9269698 gene encoding uncharacterized protein, with the protein MVSRSKQALATPLSLFLLHLLLAALALRLVAVASASVVISVAEEAENNATAPWATEERLVVVVELGSAAARQLQLGGGGVELHHRRRELAGKIPFGPLRPDGSACRPHCPAKSGLPYTRDCKVIYLCGRGR; encoded by the coding sequence ATGGTGAGCAGAAGCAAGCAGGCGCTGGCGACGCCGCtgtctctcttcctcctccacctgctGCTTGCTGCTCTCGCCCTTCGTCTCGTCGCCGTAGCATCAGCCAGCGTCGTCATCAgcgtggcggaggaggccgagaaCAACGCGACGGCGCCGTGGGCGACAGAAGAAAGGTTAGTGGTGGTGGTCGAGctcgggtcggcggcggcacgtCAGCTGCAGCTGGGCGGAGGAGGAGTGGAGCTtcatcaccggcggcgcgaGCTGGCCGGGAAGATCCCGTTTGGTCCGTTGCGTCCTGACGGGAGCGCCTGCAGGCCGCACTGCCCCGCGAAGTCAGGCCTGCCGTACACCAGGGACTGCAAGGTGATCTACCTGTGTGGCAGGGGtcgctaa